The Hordeum vulgare subsp. vulgare chromosome 4H, MorexV3_pseudomolecules_assembly, whole genome shotgun sequence genomic interval acattatgcatctaaagtgatccattaatgaagaatgtgattgtcaaggggagtacgacagttatctgaataccgtcattatgatacccctaaagaaaagaaacagttgtatttccggatcttttatagttccgaaagcagactaaggaatacaacagtggtgcttaaagtgccataaagaagaaagtttaaagatacgacatttcttcagtgaagatggagtaatctggggggagcatgttgtatgacctatacaacacctGTTTAGCTCTACAAGGGATCTTATGATATAGGTCTCTGTAATacctattgccttttggaaatgggtgactatagaatTAATTTGCCTTTTGGCAATGAGAGAGCAACGGCAACCCCATATGAAAGAAGTGCTAGTACCTGagattttgatggtctctagaaatgtgaaaatcagatacttgtgactactataaagtctatttagtgaaattccatcatttgaatttcactaacatagactttatgaagggtctacaaggAAAATGTGACTCCAAAGAAAATATGTAAAGGTGTAAAACATGACTTAAATcaaaagattttgtgaaaagaaaatgaaaggacaattgcattcatgcaaagttatagaatgggaaattcgtttcccaatttctatgcatgtggatgatgtcctacttgctagtggtgatgtcaatctactgcaggaggagaaaagaagttattgtcctcaaagttcaaaaaaataaaaggggtattaggaatgtcgcatGGACATGCTAAGAAAGATCTTAAAGTATGCATACGAGAAAACCTACGCCTCTTTTTATAGTCAAGGGTAATGAAACGAGAAACTATGGTGTTTTcaaaagttaataagaaaagattgtaAACGAATATGGTATCATATGCTTCAGTTGTTGGAAGCTCGAGATATTACCCTGACACAGTTCACgtatatatccgggttgttttggCAAATGTCCAGTCCATAGATAATTCAATGAAATGGAGTTAAAGATATCGACCTCATGATgaaagaaataagtgctctcaaaagattgtgagtacaaaggcaagacttgtgaaatgtatagcgaaatctacaattgtcgctaactttcataGTCGGAGTTTTGCGTGGAAAATCTCCAAACGAGTGAAACGattgtcatcaatgtgatgcaatgataCGTTAAAGCTTGATATGAGGCTGAGGGATAGGCAAAATGGTTAAGGCTACCTATACCCGGAGTTGATAATggttgacaacaacaataaccatttTAAGTTCTTTCGTTCATGTAAcaacgagtcaagtgttgatgccaaacacactgacaaagagttacgtgttgtgaaggagaaagtccggaattatggaaaatgcttgaagcataaaagcaacaaacaagcGTTTGCAGATCTGCTTATCCAAGGCTTATCGCCCAGTGTGTTCGGAGAACACACagtcgacatgggttttatggtatagtctaatATTTCCGGACAACAAAGGGTCCAAGGTTAAAGAATCTGTCTCAAAATAAAGAGGTACATTGTGGCTGTCTGATTCCACCGACAATTGAGCtgtgacgatgaaacatgccctatgtattgatttgttacgaaacgagtaaagttaaaagcatatgatgagatcaagggAGAGAATCTTAGGTTGATCTCTCgttcaatgggcccaacggcccattggaaccttgacccacgccctgatcgggggcgtccagcccaagcaaggaTGGTGGGCCCTGTCACGCAGTGCTATAAAGAGGAGAtggggaccatggcacaagatacgaggttcgccgccgtcactggttccccactctcaaccctaatccgatccagagggtagcactgaagcgatggAAAGCTCATCACTGCCACCACCACATctctctctcctttcccaccgtcgtcaccacctcacgacggtAGCCGAAGGAAGCTCATCGAGCACGCTACAAGGTAATAAATCACTGTCTCataccgaacacatctagcctaagatccacgggatctatcaactagaaccaaacaggccctaaaaagaaaaaaaattggcgCGCCTCAATTATGCCAACAACGAACTTTGAAAAGCAGAGCCAACAACGAACTTTGAAAAGCAGAGCCTCACGGGAGGCTAGCGCGCGTGACTGCTACATTCATGTGCAAGGTGACActtacaaagacgacgacaacgacgacatgatcatctcattaCTGACTTGGTAGCCCGATCGCATGCCACGTCGCTTATATACATGCATGGCCCACATGCCTCAGCACTCAGAGAGTGACATACAGAGAAATACCGGTTAAAACGAACAGCAGGCAACTTATACATACGAGACATGGTGGCACCGATGGGCATGAATTTACAGGCACCAAGCTCACTCGGCATCCTAGCACAACGATAACATATACTCGTACTTTAGCATAGCAGGCAACTAcaggtacgtacgtacgtacgcgcGACATATCACGCGCCAATAATCAGCACGACCACAGGGAGGCTACACAACACAAGCACTGAAGCACGCACGTCCGACATGACAATATATTACCGTAGGGTGGAGGTTGAAGACGGTGGTGGTGTGTTGAGAGAGACGGTGGAGGGACGAGAGGGTGGTCACCGGGCTCaggggcacttgggcctcttccTGGGGCCGGCGGTGAGCATGTCGCGGTAGCAGGGGCACTCGTCGCGGCTGCCGCTCCTCCCCGTCGGCACGCAGGCGCACTCCTCGCAGCACAGCCCGCAGTACTTGATGCACGCCCCCCGCGCCCGCGACCGCCCGCACCGCACCGCGCACTTGCCCGCGCAGAACCCTGCACACCACAGCCGCGCAAGCCATACACAGCCATGGATTAGCAGCTCGAACGCACGCCGCAATGCGCGATGGAGGGAGGACATGACGATTGACGCGGGTGTGTAGCTAGGTTAGGTACGTACCTGAAGCAGCGTCGCCGGCCTGGAGCAGGGAGGCAGCGGCGAGCAAGGCGAGGAGCAGGGCGGCGACCTGCGTCCGCGGTGCCCTGCGCCTCCGTGGCTCGGCCATCCTGGTCGAGCTTCAAGCTGCAGCCGAGACGCAGGAGCTAGATAAGGTGGGAGTAGCACAGTGGGAGTGTGGGTGATGAGTGAGCGACGAGTGAGTGATGCTGTAGTGTATGTAGCTGCTCAGGCAGGCCCGGGCACCTTTGTACCGGTCGATCGGGAAGGCTCTGGACAACGGGCGACGTGTCGAGCGGTCACGTGCACCTGCTCCTAGAATTGATGGGGTTTTGTTGGCGCACGGATTCGAGTTAATGCACGGCGACGGAGGGCTGCTAGATGCGGGCTGCGCCGCGCGGCAGAGGAGGAGCCGGTCCGTGACCGCCGTGTTGGATGATCAGTGGCGCGCGCGGGCGGCCGTGGTCGCGCGCGCCTGCTCGGTGCATGACCCGGCTCGCGTGTCGGGTTCCGTCAGGGTCGACGTGCCATACTCGTCGTCGAGCGGGCGTCACGGACGCGACGTTTGGCCTCTCGCGCTGCATGGTTCCGAGAAATAGGAATGGCCTGGAGAGGACAAGCACCCGTGCATGTGCCGATAAATTCAGACAGTGCCGCTCTATGTTGTACGATTATTAGAGCATCTTCGTATGTTATACGATTATTAGAGCATCTAACACGCTAAAATATAGTTTTCAGCATGAGGCGTGTTAAAATACAGCGTCCTCCAGCAGGCGCATTAAAATACAGTGCGTGAGTAGCCCGCGCTTGCCGTGTGTTACATTTTTGACCCATTTTGAACCcaaaatgaatttcaaacatcaaaataAAGACATGACATAATTTAAATCACACAAACAAGTTCATGATGATATAAAAAGTTCATGTCCACAAAATCATCCAATCAAGTTCATGCCCACTAGCTCAAATTCATGCCCACATCAAGCctcgtcctcgtcttcatcttcatcttcatctttattTTCCTCTTCTTCGATTCATCATCCGAAGCggattcttcctcctcttcatgggTATTGGCAAGACCATGCGAAGGTGTTGACACACCGGAAGACATGCCGCCCATGACACCCGAAGATGCTCCCATGGCTCCCATGAGAAACACAAAACTCATACCTTCCATGCCGCCAATGCCGTCCAGAGGTGCTCCGAAGCCATCCATGCCTCTCATGCCGCCAATGCCATCGCCTCCCATGCCGCCAATGCCGCCTGAAGGTGCTCCGAAGCCATCCACGCCTCTCATGCCACCAATGTCATCGCCTCCCATGCCGCCAATGCCTTCTGAAGGTGCTCCGAAGCCATCCGTGCCTCCCATGCCGCccatgccaccgccacccatgccgccaatgCCGCCCCGAGGTTCTTCCAAGCCATCCGTGCCTCCCATGCCACCCATGCTGTCAATGCCGCCCGGAGGTGCTCCGAAGCCATCCGTGCCACCCATGCTGCTCATGCCACCGTCACCCATGCCGCCAATGCCGCCCGGAGGTGCTCCGAAGCCATCCGTTCAACCCATGCCGCCCATGCCACCGACACCCATGCCGCCAATGCCGCCCGGAGGTGCTCCGAAGCCATCCGTGTCTCCCATGCCGCccatgccaccgccacccatgccgccaatgCCGTCCGGAGGTGCTCCGAAGCCATCCGTGCCTCCCATGCCGCccatgccaccgccacccatgccgccaatgCCGCCCGGAGGTGCTCTGAAGCCATCCGTGCCTCCCATGCCGCCCATGCCACCACCACCCATGTCGCCAATGCCGCCCGGAGGTGCTCCGAAGCCATTCGTGCCTCCCATGCCGCCCATATCACCGCCACCTATGCCGCCATTGCCGCCCGGAGGTGCTCCAAAGCCATCCGTGCCTCCCATGCCGCccatgccaccgccacccatgccgccaatgCCACCGGGAggtgcttgataacccacaagtataggggatcgcaacagttttcgagggtagagtattaaacccaaatttgttgattcaacacaaggggaagccaaagaatattctcaagtattagcagttgagttgtcaattcaaccacacctgaaagatttagtatctgcagcaaagtatcagtagcagagtagtgtgatagcaacagtagcaacagtaaccagtagcagcagagtaacagcagtagcagcagagtaacagtagcagcagcgacaacagtagcagcagagtaacagtagcggcaaagtaacgtagcaaggacgagtacgaaaaactcgtaggcattggattggtgatggatgattatgccggatggtattcatcattcaacagttataacacggagagatatgtaactagctccagttcgtcaatgtaatgtaggcatgtattccgtatgtagtcatacgtgcttagggaaaagaacttgcatgaaatctattgtccatccctcccgtggcagcggggtcctaatggaaactacgggatattaaggttctccttttaataaagaaccggaccaacgcattaacacttagtgaatacatgaactcctcatactatagtcatctccgggagtggttccggctattgtcactccggggttgccgggtcataacacatagtaggtgactacaacttgcaagataggatcaagaacacacatatattggcgacaacataataggttcagatctgaaatcatggcactcgggccctagtgacaagcattaagcatggcaaagtaggagcaacatcaatctcagaacatagtggatactagggatcaatccccgtcaaaactaactcgattacatgatagatctcatccaacccatcaccatccagcaagcctacgatgagattactcacgaacggtggagagcatcatggaattggcgatgaaggaaggttggtgatgacgatggcgatgatctcccctctccggagcccagaacggactccagatctgccctccagaggaagaacaggaggtggcggcgcctccgtatcgtaaaacgcgatgaactcttctccctgatttttttccggtcgGAGgtggatatatagagctggaattggaggcggcggagccccgaggggctcacaagcctgccaggcccgaccaaGGGGGGGgtggcgggcctggtgggcttgtgagctcctggctccgtctctcgaggtgattcttgcgccagtattttttatatattccacaaaaattcctcgtaaatttccaggtcattccgagaacttttatttctgcgcaaaaacaacaccatggcaattctgctgaaaacagcgtcagtccgggttagttccattcaaatcatgcaaattagagaccagaacaagggcaaaagagtttggaaaagtagatacgatgaagacgtatcaactcccccaagcttaaaaccttgcttgtcgtcaagcaattcagttgaaaaattgaaagagacaaaagaaaaacttttacgaactctgtttgatcttgttgttgcaattatgcctaactcatatccaaaatttcagcaagatcataagcaaactaCAAAAGCAAATGGCATCTAGGTgtgacggtaaactcatatcaatggcataatcaactagcgagcaatgataataagtttcaaatgtcaacacttcaatcaaaacaatcatgaagcagtacgaatagatgatatctcgctagctctttctaagaccgcaaaacgtaaatgcagagcaccttcaaataccaagggctgactaaacattgtaattcctggcaaagaagatccagtcatagtcatactcaatatcagtcaaaagcaaagcataaacatgagagaggtgctctctaattggtgcttttataagaagagatgactcaacagaaacataaatagacaggctcttcgcagagggaagcattgatttgcagaggtgtgatacgtacattttgcatcatgctttcatgttgatatttgttgctttttgggctgttatattacttgtggtactatatttatgccttttctctcttattttgcaaggtttatttgaagagggagaattcaggcagctggacttctggactggaaaaggagcaaatcctagtccactattctgcacatctccaaatgccctgaaaagttacgtggtttttttctggattatataaaaaatactggggaaagaactaccggaggggggctgcgagggcgccacaagccctgacaccgccaccccctggtggcggagtgggggcttgtgggctccctgacggcccactagcccccctcttttgctatatgaagcgtcctagtccagaaaaaattaatcgagagctttttcgtggtttcgccgccgccacgaggcggaacttgagcagatccaatatagagctccggcaggacgatcctgccggggaaacttccctcccggagggggaaatcgtcgccatcgtcatcatcaacactcccctcgtcggaggggaggcatcttcatcaacatcttcatcaacaccatctcctctccaatccctagttcatctcttgtaaccaaatcttcgtctcacgactccgattggtacttgtaaggttgctagtagtgttgattactctttgtagttgatgctagttggattatttggtggaagagtttatgttcagatccttgatgctattcagtacacctctggtcatgattatgattatgctttgtgagtagttacttttgttccttaggacatgggataagtcatgctgataatagtcatgtgaatttgatattcgttcggtattttgatatgttgtatgttgtttttcctctagtggtgttatgtgaacgtcgaatacataacacgtcatcatatttggtcctagaggaaggcattgggaagtagtaagtagatgatgggttgctggagtgacagaggcttaaaccccagtctatgcgttgtttcgtgaggggctgatttggatccactagtttaatgctatggctagactttgtcttaattcttcttttgtagttgcggatgcttgcgagagaggttaatcataagtgagatgcttgtccaagtaagggcaatacccaagcgccggtccacccacatatcaaactatcaaagtaacgaacgtgaatcatatgaacatgatgaaactagcatgacagaaattcccgtgtgtcctcgggagcgtttttcctcctataagactttgttcaggcttgtcccttgctaaaaaagggattgggacacttgttaCACttctgctactacttgttacttgttactttttgctcgctacgtttcacctcactacaccatcacttgttaccgccactttcagtgcttgcagttattaccttgctgaaatccgtttattagagccttcttctcctcgttgggttcgacactcttacttatcgaaaggactacgattgatcgcctgtacttgtgggtcatcaagactcttttctggcgccgtttctgggaagtgaagcgcctttggtaagtggaaattggtaaggaaacatttttatactgtgctgaaatttattgtcacttgtcagtatggaaacagttcctttgaggagtttgttcggggtatcttcaccatgaacagaagcatgaggagttgctcctcaacctgaggtacctactgaaaatatcttttatgaaattccttcgggtatgctggagaaactgctggctaatcctttcacaggagatggatcttcacatcgagacttgcatctaatttatgtagatgaagtttgtggtttatttaagcttgcaggtttgcccgaggatgaggtaaagaagaaagtctttcctttatctttgaaggataaggcgttgacatggtataggctatgtgatgatactggatcatggggctacaatcggttgaaattggaatttcatcaaaagttctatcctatgcatttagtacatcgtgatcggaactttatttataacttttggcctcgtgacagggaaagcatagctcaagcttgcgggaggcttaaatcaatgttatattcatgccccaatcatgagctctcgagagaaatcatcactcaaaacttttatgctcggctttctcacaaagatcgtaccatgcttgacacttcttgtgccggttcttttatgaagaaggatattgatcacaagtggaatttattcgagagaatcaaacgcaactctgaagattgggagctggaggaaggtaaggagtcaggtatgaatttccagtttgattgcgttaaatcttttgttgagacaaa includes:
- the LOC123451138 gene encoding peamaclein-like, with amino-acid sequence MAEPRRRRAPRTQVAALLLALLAAASLLQAGDAASGFCAGKCAVRCGRSRARGACIKYCGLCCEECACVPTGRSGSRDECPCYRDMLTAGPRKRPKCP